The Thermosynechococcus sp. HN-54 DNA segment TCAATGGGACTACCCTGGTACCGAGTCCACACTGTCCTGATCAATGATCCAGGGCGGTTGATTGCGGCCCACCTGATGCACACGGCATTGGTCGCCGGTTGGGCAGGGTCGATGGCTCTTTATGAGCTAGCTATTTTTGATCCCAGTGATCCCGTTCTCAACCCAATGTGGCGGCAGGGAATGTTTGTGTTGCCCTTCATGGCACGGTTGGGGGTCACGGGTTCTTGGAGCGGTTGGAGTATTACTGGCGAAACGGGGATTGACCCCGGTTTCTGGAGCTTTGAGGGGGTTGCCCTAGCTCACATCGTGCTCTCAGGTCTGTTGTTCTTGGCGGCCTGCTGGCACTGGGTCTATTGGGATCTCGAACTCTTCCGCGATCCTCGCACCGGTGAGCCGGCCCTCGACTTGCCGAAAATGTTTGGCATTCACCTGTTCCTTGCCGGTTTACTCTGCTTTAGCTTTGGTGCTTTTCACCTGACGGGTCTCTTTGGCCCTGGGATGTGGGTCTCTGACCCCTATGGCTTGACGGGCAGTGTTCAGCCTGTCGCACCCGAATGGGGACCCGATGGCTTTAACCCCTACAACCCCGGTGGTGTGGTTGCTCACCATATCGCCGCAGGCATTGTCGGTATTATTGCTGGTTTATTCCACCTGCTGGTGCGTCCACCCCAACGGCTTTACAAAGCTCTGCGCATGGGGAACATCGAAACGGTACTCTCCAGCAGTATTGCCGCTGTCTTCTTTGCTGCCTTTGTTGTTGCCGGCACGATGTGGTATGGTAGTGCCACCACGCCCATTGAACTCTTTGGTCCAACTCGCTATCAGTGGGACAGTGGCTACTTCCAACAGGAAATTAACCGCCGCGTGCAGGCCTCCCTCGCCAGTGGCGCCACCCTTGAAGAGGCTTGGTCGGCCATTCCAGAGAAACTAGCTTTCTATGATTACATTGGCAATAACCCCGCTAAAGGAGGTCTCTTCCGCACTGGCCCGATGAACAAAGGGGATGGGATTGCCCAAGCTTGGAAAGGCCATGCTGTCTTCCGCAACAAAGAGGGTGAAGAACTCTTTGTCCGTCGCATGCCCAACTTCTTTGAAAGCTTCCCCGTCATCCTCACCGATAAGAATGGCGTTGTCAAAGCCGACATTCCCTTCCGTCGTGCCGAGTCGAAGTATAGCTTTGAGCAACAAGGCGTTACCGTTAGCTTCTACGGTGGTGAATTGAATGGCCAAACCTTCACTGATCCACCCACCGTCAAGAGCTATGCCCGTAAAGCTATCTTCGGTGAGATCTTTGAATTCGATAAGGAAACCCTCAACTCCGACGGGATTTTCCGCACCAGTCCCCGTGGCTGGTTTACCTTCGGCCATGCAGTGTTTGCCTTGCTCTTCTTCTTTGGTCACATTTGGCATGGTGCCCGCACGCTGTTCCGCGATGTCTTCTCTGGGATTGATCCCGAACTGTCGCCGGAGCAAGTGGAATGGGGCTTCTACCAAAAAGTGGGCGATGTTACCACTCGCCGCAAAGAAGCTGTCTAGTCATTCCTAGGGGACTACTATGGAAACCATCACCTACGTTTTCATTTTTGCCTGCATTATCGCGCTGTTCTTCTTTGCCATCTTCTTCCGTGAGCCTCCTCGGATCACCAAGAAGTAGCCTCTGACCCATCAGCAAATAGGTCTTTAATACTTGACTTGCCGATCGCCCCTGCGGTCGGTTTTTTTGATTTTTATTTAATGTTCAGGAGGATGATGCCCGCCGCTTCCTGAATCTTTTGCTCCCGAAGTCACGGTTTCTGGTACAGTCTTTATGGCACGGTGGGATGGCCAAGCTTGTTGTCTGTCAATCGCTAAGGAGAAACCTCTGAGTACCCGAGTCATTATTGTCCGCCACGGTGAAAGCACGTTTAATGTCCAAGAACGGGTGCAAGGTCACAGTGATGCTTCTTCACTGACGGAGCGCGGTCACTGGATGGCAGCGCAAGTGGGTCTGGCTCTACGGGGCATTCCCATCCGCAAGATTTACACCAGTCCCCTAAAACGGGCACGGGAAACGGCAGAGGGCATCCATACCCAACTCCAAGATCCTGAACTCCAGCCACCCCATGCCCTTGAGCTGCTGAAAGAGATTGCCCTGCCAGCTTGGGAGGATCTGCCCTTTGCAGAGGTGAAGGCACGTTTTCCCGAAGACTATCGCCGTTGGCAGGAAGCGCCAGAGACCTTGATGATGAAAATCACGACAGAGAGTGGCGAAACGAAGGAGTTTTTCCCGCTCTTAGATCTCTACGATCGCGCGGGTCTGGTTCTGGAAGCACTGTTGGCAGCTCACGAGAATGAAGCAATTGTCATTGTTGGCCACAGTGGCATGAACCGTGCCCTCATTTGCACTGCGCTAGGGTTGGGGGTAAAAGGCTACTTGCGGCTGCAGCAGGCCAATGGCGGTATTAGCGTCTTAAATTTCAGCAATGGCTTGCGACAACCCGCGCAACTGGAAGCCCTTAACCTCACCAGTCATCTCAATGATCCCTTCCCACAGCCGCGTTTCAAGGAGCAAACGCTGCGCATCTTTCTAGTGCGCCACGGTGAAACGGACTGGAATCGCGAGGGACGCTTCCAAGGGCAAATTGATGTGCCTCTGAATGAAAATGGCCGTGCCCAAGCGGCGGCGGTGGCAGAATTTCTCAAGGAGGTGCCCTTTCACCATGCCCTCAGTAGTCCCCTGCTGCGTCCCAAGGATACCGCCTTAGCGATTTTGCAGCATCACCCCGATGTTGAACTAGAACTGGAGCCGGCGCTTGCGGAAATTAGCCACGGCGATTGGGAGGGCAAGTTTGAACCAGAGGTGGAGGCGGCCTATCCCGGTGAACTGGAACGCTGGCGCACTACCCCAGCCCTTGTGCAAATGCCCAATGGGGAAAACCTCCACCAAGTACGCGATCGCGTGGTTAAGGCCTGGGAACTATGGCTGAAGCGCTGGAAAGCCCATGCCCTCACCCCCCATAATGTCTTGGTCGTAGCCCACGATGCCACCAATAAGGTCTTGCTCTGCCACATTGTTGGTCTGGACATTGAAAACTTCTGGCTCTTTAAGCAGGGGAATGGTAGCGTCACGGTGATTGACTATCCTCTGAAGGGGGGACTGCCGCGATTGCAGGCGGTAAATATCACCACCCATTTGGGGGGCGTGCTGGATCGGACAGCGGCGGGAGCCTTGTAGGGCATGGTGTGGCGACTGTTGCAACAGGTGCGGCTGCTGGATCCGGTCAACCGCCAAGATGAGCGCGCCAATGTGCTGCTCGCAGAGGATCAACTGGTGGCGATCGCTCCCCAAGAGATCCCCACGGATACAGAAGTCATTGATGCCTCAGATTGGGTGCTGGCGCCCCCCTTGGTGGATCTCTACAGCCACAGTGGTCAACCGGGCTATGAGGCGCGAGAAACCCTTGAGACACTGTTGGCCGCTGCCGCTGCCGGGGGGGTGCAGCATTTAACCCTCTTACCGACGACAGAGCCTGTGATTGACACCCCTGCTGTGTGGCAAGCGCTGCAACAGGCGATACCGACCACTGCTTGGTCACAGGTGCGGGTTTGGGGGGCACTCACCCAAGGGGGCAAGGGGGCAGCTCTAACTGATTTAGCGGAACTAGCCGCCAGTGGGGTAGTTGGCTTTTGTGATGATCGGGGGTTGACCCATTGGCCGTTGGTACAGCGGGCGCTGACCTATGTCCAGCCCTTGGGAAAACCGGTGGCTCTTTGGCCCTTTGATCCGGCCTTGGCTGCCAATGGCGTGGCGCGGCAAAGTGGGGTGGCCATTCGCTTGGGGTTGGTGGAGCAACTCGTCTGCTGTGAAACGATTCCCCTATTGGCGATTTTGGAACTGGCGCGCAGCGTCTCAACGCCGATTCACTTGATGCGTCTATCCACAGCTCGCAGTGTGGAGATTCTGGCCAAGGAAAAGCCCGCACATGTCAGTGCCAGTGTGTCTTGGCTGCATCTCCTGTTTGAGGTTGAGGATTTGGCCAGCTACGATCCGAATCTCCGCCTTGACCCTCCCTTGGGCACAGCGAGCGATCGCCAGGCGCTCATTGAAGGACTGAAAACGGGCGTCATTGAGGCGATCGCCATTGACCACACCCCCTTGCTCTACGAAGAAAAAATGGTTTCTTTTGCCGAGGCACTCCCCGGCGCCATTGGTTTGGAATTAGCCCTACCCGCCCTCTGGCAGGAACTCGTTGCCAAGGAATACCTGAGTGCCTTGGTTCTTTGGCACGCCCTGAGTACAGCACCCGCGCGCATTTTGGACATTGAGCCACCCCGCCTCGAACTGAACAGTCGTAACTTTGTGCTCTTTGATCCGACCGTGACGTGGACAGTGACGCACCAAAGCCTGCGATCGCGCGCTAGGAATACGCCCTTTTGGCAGCAATCTCTGCGGGGTCAACTGGTGCCCTTTTCGCCAAGCATGAACTCTGGCCGCACCCACTGATCAAACTCCTCAGCCGTGAGGTAGCCCAATTCCACCGCCGCTTCCTTGAGGGTTTTACCCTCGCTATAGGCTTTTTTGGCGACGGCTGCGGCCTTGTCATAGCCAATGTGGGGGTTCAAGGCCGTCACTAACATGAGCGATCGCTCCAAGTGGCGCTGAATTTGCTCCCGATTGGGTTCAATGCCTACGAGGCAAAACTCTGTAAAGGCTTGACCAGCATCACTCAGCAGTTTGATCGATCGCAGGACATTGTGAATGATGAGGGGCTTATAAACATTCAGTTCAAAATTCCCTTGACTGCCGGCGATTCCCACTGCGGCATCATTCCCCATCACCTGAACACAGACCATCGTTAGGGCTTCACATTGGGTGGGATTCACCTTACCGGGCATAATAGATGACCCCGGCTCATTGGCGGGTAGAATCAACTCCCCTAGACCACAACGCGGCCCCGATCCCAGCCAGCGAATATCATTGGCCATTTTCATCATCGCCGCTGCTAAGGTTTTCAGGGCACCACTGAGCATCACCAAGGGGTCGTGAGCCGCTAAGGCAGCAAAGGGGTTCTCGACTTTGCAGAAGGGATAGCCGGTCATTTGGGCTAATTCCGCGGCCACGCGATCGCCAAAACCCGCCGGCGCATTCAAACCGGTTCCCACAGCCGTACCGCCAATGGCTAAGGGATACAGATGCTGCAAGGCGTACTCAATATGGGCTTGACAGGCGGCAATTTGACTGGCGTAACCCGAGAATTCTTGGCCAAGGGTTAGAGGTACTGCATCCATCAAGTGGGTGCGCCCAATTTTAATAATGTCGGCAAAGGCGATAACTTTTTCCTGCAATACCGTCAGTAGGTGCCGCAGCATTGGCAGCAGGTGTTCGTGCAGGGCAATGACCGTGGCAATATGCATCGCCGTGGGAAAGGTGTCATTGGAGGATTGGCTACAGTTCACATGATCATTGGGGTGAATTGGTGTTTTGCTCCCTTTAACCCCCCCCGCCAGTTCAATAGCACGGTTGGCAATCACCTCATTGACATTCATGTTGGTTTGGGTACCACTGCCCGTCTGCCAAATCGAGAGGGGAAATTGATCATCCCAGCGTCCTTCAATGACCTCATCGGCAGCTTGAATAATCCATGCTGCTTTGTCAGCGGCTAACACCCCTAAATCGCGGTTGGCGATCGCGGCTGCCTTCTTTAGCCGTGCCATGGCATGAATGACCTCTAGGGGCATCCGCTCATGACCCATCGGAAAATACTTCAGGGAGCGCGCCGTCTGGGCACCCCAGTAGCAGTCCGCTGGTACCTCAATGGCACCGAGGGAATCGTATTCTATCCGAGTTGCAGTTGTCATGATTCAGTCATACCGAGGGGAAGAACCCATCTCTCATCATTGCAGAAGGAGCAGCAGTTGCAGCCCTTAAACCCTACTTTGACTACAGCGGGGATGCTGGGGAAAACGAGTTTAGCCGATCGCTCCCCTGTTAGCTCTGCTCAAAGGATTGACTCTTAAACTTGAGTGTTTTGCAATTCTCCATGACAGTACGCACGACGTTTTCTGGAACCCCTCTAGGAACCTCAGCTTCGATTTCTAGGGTAACTTTAACGGTTGCCCCATCCAAGGCAATCAGGTGTTGAATGACTTCGCTAGCGATCGTGGCCACATCTCGGTTTACCCGCAGTGGATCAAGCGCCACGTTCCCATAAAATCTGCGGAGGATAGGGGGAGAGGATTGAGGAGTGAGCGGTGAGGAGTGAGCAGTGGGGGAAACTGAGCTACTCTCTGCATTCTCTTTTCTCTCTTCTCGATTCTCTCTCCTCTCTTTATTGAGCTGTTCTTGAGCAACCTCTGGCTTTACCAGCAGGCTTTGGGGGCTAATGCTAGGGTTAATGCCCGTTCCCACTTGCAGATGGAGATATTTTCCTGTCTTCTCATCAAAGCCTTCGGCATAGGCAAAGTGATCTGCCCACACCGTTGAAGCCACGCCACTGCGCACTGCCTCTAGAAGAACAGATTGATTTTTCAACCGCGGTAGATAGAGATACTGCGTCAAACATTCCCACATGCGTTTGAGATCAATGTGGGGGGTGTCACGCCAGAGATATTTATCCAGTGCTTCAAGTCGCAGATTAGTGGCGGAG contains these protein-coding regions:
- a CDS encoding dihydroorotase produces the protein MVWRLLQQVRLLDPVNRQDERANVLLAEDQLVAIAPQEIPTDTEVIDASDWVLAPPLVDLYSHSGQPGYEARETLETLLAAAAAGGVQHLTLLPTTEPVIDTPAVWQALQQAIPTTAWSQVRVWGALTQGGKGAALTDLAELAASGVVGFCDDRGLTHWPLVQRALTYVQPLGKPVALWPFDPALAANGVARQSGVAIRLGLVEQLVCCETIPLLAILELARSVSTPIHLMRLSTARSVEILAKEKPAHVSASVSWLHLLFEVEDLASYDPNLRLDPPLGTASDRQALIEGLKTGVIEAIAIDHTPLLYEEKMVSFAEALPGAIGLELALPALWQELVAKEYLSALVLWHALSTAPARILDIEPPRLELNSRNFVLFDPTVTWTVTHQSLRSRARNTPFWQQSLRGQLVPFSPSMNSGRTH
- a CDS encoding histidine phosphatase family protein, with product MARWDGQACCLSIAKEKPLSTRVIIVRHGESTFNVQERVQGHSDASSLTERGHWMAAQVGLALRGIPIRKIYTSPLKRARETAEGIHTQLQDPELQPPHALELLKEIALPAWEDLPFAEVKARFPEDYRRWQEAPETLMMKITTESGETKEFFPLLDLYDRAGLVLEALLAAHENEAIVIVGHSGMNRALICTALGLGVKGYLRLQQANGGISVLNFSNGLRQPAQLEALNLTSHLNDPFPQPRFKEQTLRIFLVRHGETDWNREGRFQGQIDVPLNENGRAQAAAVAEFLKEVPFHHALSSPLLRPKDTALAILQHHPDVELELEPALAEISHGDWEGKFEPEVEAAYPGELERWRTTPALVQMPNGENLHQVRDRVVKAWELWLKRWKAHALTPHNVLVVAHDATNKVLLCHIVGLDIENFWLFKQGNGSVTVIDYPLKGGLPRLQAVNITTHLGGVLDRTAAGAL
- the psbB gene encoding photosystem II chlorophyll-binding protein CP47, producing the protein MGLPWYRVHTVLINDPGRLIAAHLMHTALVAGWAGSMALYELAIFDPSDPVLNPMWRQGMFVLPFMARLGVTGSWSGWSITGETGIDPGFWSFEGVALAHIVLSGLLFLAACWHWVYWDLELFRDPRTGEPALDLPKMFGIHLFLAGLLCFSFGAFHLTGLFGPGMWVSDPYGLTGSVQPVAPEWGPDGFNPYNPGGVVAHHIAAGIVGIIAGLFHLLVRPPQRLYKALRMGNIETVLSSSIAAVFFAAFVVAGTMWYGSATTPIELFGPTRYQWDSGYFQQEINRRVQASLASGATLEEAWSAIPEKLAFYDYIGNNPAKGGLFRTGPMNKGDGIAQAWKGHAVFRNKEGEELFVRRMPNFFESFPVILTDKNGVVKADIPFRRAESKYSFEQQGVTVSFYGGELNGQTFTDPPTVKSYARKAIFGEIFEFDKETLNSDGIFRTSPRGWFTFGHAVFALLFFFGHIWHGARTLFRDVFSGIDPELSPEQVEWGFYQKVGDVTTRRKEAV
- a CDS encoding photosystem II reaction center protein T; the encoded protein is METITYVFIFACIIALFFFAIFFREPPRITKK
- the fumC gene encoding class II fumarate hydratase, translated to MTTATRIEYDSLGAIEVPADCYWGAQTARSLKYFPMGHERMPLEVIHAMARLKKAAAIANRDLGVLAADKAAWIIQAADEVIEGRWDDQFPLSIWQTGSGTQTNMNVNEVIANRAIELAGGVKGSKTPIHPNDHVNCSQSSNDTFPTAMHIATVIALHEHLLPMLRHLLTVLQEKVIAFADIIKIGRTHLMDAVPLTLGQEFSGYASQIAACQAHIEYALQHLYPLAIGGTAVGTGLNAPAGFGDRVAAELAQMTGYPFCKVENPFAALAAHDPLVMLSGALKTLAAAMMKMANDIRWLGSGPRCGLGELILPANEPGSSIMPGKVNPTQCEALTMVCVQVMGNDAAVGIAGSQGNFELNVYKPLIIHNVLRSIKLLSDAGQAFTEFCLVGIEPNREQIQRHLERSLMLVTALNPHIGYDKAAAVAKKAYSEGKTLKEAAVELGYLTAEEFDQWVRPEFMLGEKGTS